The Solirubrobacter pauli sequence TGGTCGGCTTCGGCGAGACGCACGAGGAGCTCGTGGACGCGTTCGGCGAGATGCGTGAGAACGGCGTCCAGATCCTCACCGTCGGCCAGTACCTGCGCCCCACCGAGCGTCACCTGCCGGTCGTCCGGTACTGGGCGCCCGAGGAGTTCGAGGCGCTCGAGAAGGCCGCGTACGACCTCGGCTTCGAGCACGTCGCGGCCGGTCCGCTCGTGCGCTCCAGCTACCACGCGGACGAGCACGTCAAGCAGGACCGCCCGGGCGTCGGCCCGGTCGCCGCGCTCAGCGCGTGATCGTCACCTTGTTCAGCCCGCGCGGCGCGTCCGGGTCCAGGCCCTTGCGCAGCGCGAGCTCGAGCGCGAGCTGCTGACCGCGCACGGAGGCCGCGATCGGCGCCAGCGCCTCGGGCAGGCCGTCGACCGGGGGCAGCAGCTGGAGGTCCGCGCCGCGCTCGGTGAGCGCGGCCACGGCCTCGTCCACATCCGCCGCGGCGGGGCCGTCGGCGCGCAGGGCGAGCACGGGCGCGCCGGGGTCCACGGCCGCGATCGGCCCGTGCAGGAAGTCGGCGACCGAGAAGCCCTGCGCGGACACGAGCGCGGTCTCGCGTACCTTCAGCGCCGTCTCCAGAGCGGCCGAGAACAGCCAGCCGCGCGCGGTGACGACGAGCTGGTGGATCTCGGCCCAGCGCTCGGCGAGCGTGGCGATGCCGTCGCCGTCGGCGAGCACGCCCGCGACCGCGTCCGGCACGCGCGCGAGGTCGCCTTCGGCCCACGGCACGTCGCCCAGGGCGGCGGCCAGCGCGGCGAACGCCGCCATCTGCGCGCTGAAGGTCTTGGTGGCCGGGACGGCCTGCTCGGTCCCCGCGCCGAGGCCGATCACGGTCTCGGCCGCCTCGGCGAGCGGTGAGCCCTCGTCGTTGGTGATCGCGATCGCGCGGCCGCCGGTCGCGCGCAGGCGCTCGACGACGTCGACGATCTCGGGCGTCCTGCCCGACTGCGACACGCCGACCACGAGCCAGCCGCTCGCGTCCGTCTGGGCGCCGTACCGCGTGAACAGGCTCGGCGCGGCCAGCGCGACGGGGCGCCGCGTCGCCAGCTCGAGCAGGTAGCGGCCGTAGACCGCGGCGTGGTCGGAGGAGCCGCGCGCGACGATGATCACGCCCGCCGGCCGCTGTACATCAACCGGAATCCGGCTCGAGAGCAGCCGCGCCAGAACCTCGGGCTGCTCCGCCATCTCCCGACGCATCTGGGACCCTGGCATCGGGACCGACCCTACCGGCTACCGTACGCCGCCGGATGCTCCCGCTCCGCGACAACATCCCGACGTCACGGACGCCGTACGTCACGTACGCCTTCATCGCGGCGAACATCCTCGTCTACTTCTTCTGGCAGAAGGGCGGGCTCTCGCTCGGGGACCCGAGCAGCGTCCACTACCAGTGCAACCTGCTCGAGTGGGCGGCCACGCCGGACGAGCTGCTCGGCGACAAGCAGGCGCTCCCCGCGCAGTGCGGCACCGACGACGCCCCGACGTGGCTGACGCCGTTCACGGCCATGTTCATGCACGGCGGCCTGCTGCACCTGGGCGGGAACATGCTCTTCCTGTGGATCTTCGGCAACAACGTCGAGGACGCCATGGGCCACGTCAAGTTCGTCGTCTTCTACCTGCTCGGCGGGCTCGCGGCCTTCGCGCTGCACGTCGCGACCGACCTGCACTCGACGACGCCGACCCTCGGGGCCTCTGGAGCGATCGCGGCCGTCCTGGGCGGCTACGCGCTGCTGTTCCCGCGCGCCCGGGTCGTGACCGTGATCTTCATCGTGTTCTTCTTCACCCTGCTCGAGCTGCCCGCGCTGCTGGTGCTGGGTGGGTGGTTCCTGCTGCAGGTGCTGTCGGCCTCGATGGACGCGAACGGCGGCGTCGCCTACTTCGCCCACATCGGCGGCTTCGCGTTCGGGCTCCTGGCCGTTCGTCTATTCGCGGGCAAAAAGCGCACCGAACGCGATATCCATCGTTCCTACACACGGTGATGCTCCGGCGGCGACTCATGACGCTGCTCGCGGTGACGCTGTTCGCGACCGCGGGCTACCTCTTCCTCCTGCGCGACGGGGGCGGGCCCCCGCAGGCCCGCACGCCCGCGGCCGCAGGCGCGCTCGAGGACTCCTCGACGGCCCCGCTCGCGAGCGCCGGCACGGCCCCGTCACCGCTGGCGGTGCGCCTGGACGGCGCCGCCGACCCGATCCACATCGACTTCAAGAAGCCGCCCAAGGCGGCGCTCGTGTTCGACCTCGACACCGGCCAGGTGCTCTGGCGCCGTGAGCCGACCAAGGTCCTGCCGATCGCCTCGCTGACGAAGATGATGACCGCGCTGGTCGTCGTCGACCGCGTGCCCGAGGGCGCGAAGGTCAAGATCACCAACGAGGCGCTGCGCTACACCGGCTCGGGCGTCGGCGTGCTGCCGCGCGGCAAGTGGATCGGCGTCAACACGATGCTGCACGGGCTGATGCTGCCGAGCGGCAACGACGCGGCGATCGCGCTCGCCCAGCGCGCCGCCGGCGGCAGCGAGAAGCGCTTCATCCGCTACATGAACGAGAAGGCGCAGCAGCTCGGGCTCCAGTGCACGCGCTTCTCCACGCCCAGCGGCATCAAGGACAAGGGCAACCACTCGTGCGCGGCCGACCTCGCGGCGATCGCCCGCGCGGTGATGCTCGAGCCGCGGCTCACGAAGATCGTCAAACGCCGTCAGGCTGTGCTCCCGTTCCCGATCAAGGGTGGCCGTCTGTGGCTCTACAACCACAACCCGTTGCTCCGCGCCGGCTATCCCGGCACGACCGGCCTGAAGACCGGCTACACGGACGCCGCGGGCCGCTGCATCGTGGCCACCGCGCGCCGCGGCCCGATCAAGCTGGGCGTGGTGCTGCTCGACTCGCCCGACCCTGGCAAGCAGGCGATGCAGCTGCTCGACCGGGGCTTCAAGGCCTCAGGCGCAGCGTGACGGGGTAGGGGGTCCATCGTGGCCCCTTCCCCGGAAGTCATCCGGCAGCGGCGGATCGTCGCGGTCATCGCGCTCGCCGTGCTGGCCGCGCTGCTGGTCTTCGCCATCACGCGGCTCACCGGCTCCGACGCCGCCGAGCCGCAGCGCACCGCCGGAGGCGCCGGTGCCGAGCAGGCCGAGCCGACGCCCACGCCGGAGCCGCTCGTCGAGCTGCCGCGGGGCGGGCGCACCATCATCCCGGACTACCGCGTCGTCGCCTTCTACGGCGCGCCGCAGGACGACGAGCTGGGCATCCTCGGCATCGGCTCGCCGGCCTCGGCGGCCAAGAAGCTGGAGAAGCAGGCCAAGGGCTACGCGCGCAAGACGCGTCCGGTGATGCCGGCGATGGAGCTGATCGCGGTCACCGCCGCCGCGCACCCCGGCGAGGGCGGCCGCTACAACCTGCGCCAGTCGGACACGATCATCCGCCGCTATCTGAAGGCCGCCCGCAAGGCCAAGGCGATCCTGATCCTGGACATCCAGCCCGGCCGGAGCGACTTCTTCACCGAGACCAAGCGGCTGCGCAAGTGGCTCAAGGAGCCGGACGTGTCGCTCGCCCTGGACCCCGAGTGGCGGATGGGTCCGAACGAGGTGCCGGGCCAGGTGATCGGCAGCGTCACCGCGCGCGAGATCAACGCGACCACGAGCTGGCTGAACGACCTCACCCAGCGGTACAAGCTGCCGCAGAAGCTGGTGCTGATCCACCAGTTCACCGACGACATGGTCCCGGAGCAGGACATCAAGGAGCGCAGCGAGCTCTCGATCATCCTCAACGTCGACGGCTTCGGGACCCAGTCGCTGAAGATCGCCAAGTACAAGGACTTCACCAAGCAGGCGACCAAGCTGCGGCACGGCTTCAAGCTCTTCTACAAGGAAGACACGAACACGATGACCCCGGCGCAGGTGATGCGCCTCCAACCCAGGCCGGACGTCGTCGTGTACGAATAGGCGGTGCGCCGCCGACGCGAGACCGAGCAGCAGCTCCAGGACCACCTGCGGGCCGAGCTCGCGGAGCGCACGGCGCAGCTGGCCGAGGCCGAGGAGCAGGCGCGGATCGCGCTCGAGCTCTACGACGGCGTGGTCCACTCCCTGCAGGCCATCGCGCGCGACGCTGCCAACGCCGAGCAGCCCGCGATCGTGGCGACGGCGGACGAGGCCCTCGGTGAGCTGGACCGCTTGCGTGGGTTGCTGCGCGGCGACCGCGACGACGAGACCGAGCGCGGGCTGATGGCCGTCGCCACGCTGGTCGACCGTGCCCGCGAAGGCGGGATGCCCGTGACGCTGCACATCGAGGGCACGCCCCGGCGCCTGCCCACCAGCCTCGACCAGGCCGCGTTCCGGATCGTCCGGGAGGCCCTGCGCAACGTGCACCGGCACGCGCACGGCCAGCCTGCGAGCGTCCGCGTCCTCTGGCGCGACGACGAGCTCGAGCTGCACGTCCGCAACGCCGGGCGGATCGTCGACGCCGGTGGCGACGGGCGCGGGATGACCGTCATGCGCGAGCGGGTCGCCTTCCACGGCGGTGCGCTGCGCGCGGGCGCGCTTCCCGCCGGCGGCTACGAGGTGACCGCCGTCCTGCCGCTCTAGTGCGTTTCGCACAAAACGGGTCGGGTATTCGGCCTGACACTTGACGTGCCAACTCCCACGTCTCGTAGGTCAGCGCTTCCGACGCGCGAGCCGCTTGAGGAGGCCGCGCGTCGGGACGCCTCCGACGCGGTCGACGAGCGCGCGGAGCGCGTCCAGCGCCTCCGGCGAGTCGGCCTGGAGGCGCCATTCGGCGTCGCTGTCCGCGCTCCAGCGGACGGTCGCGTACTCGTGGCGGCCGTAGAACCGGTGGATCTCGGTGTCGCCGGCGCGCGTGACCGGGCCTGGCTTGAGCTGCCCGCCCAGCCAGGCGAGCGACTTCGCGCTCGGGACCGGGCCGGTCGCGCTCAGGTGCCGGCCGCTGAGCCGGCCGGCGCTGACGAGGTCGAAGAGGAAGTCCGAGAAGCAGGCCGAGACCTGTCCGTGGTCGTCGTACACGGGCGGGTCGTCGCCCTGGTCGAGGTCGACGTAGAAGTCCGTGCCGCGCTGCGGGTCGACCGCGACCCGCAGGCGGTCCTCCAGGACGACGAGGTCGTCCAGGTGGCCGACCTCGAGCCACTCCGCGACTGCGGCGGGCAACATCACCTCATAGACGTCGAGCGGGTGCCGATCCGCGGGGACGCCGAGCATGTCGAGCGTCGCCGCGTGGAACTCAACCTCCGGCGGCACGGCGTGCGGCCAGCAGGGCGCCACCGTGGGCGCCGCCCAGGTCGCCCAGCTCCGCGAGCATGATCGCGGGCGGGTCGTCGTTGACGAACAGGTGCGGGATCATCGCCTTGCGGATGCGCTCCACCCACTCCTCGCCGAGCCGGATGCCGAGCCCGCCGCCGATCACGACCGCTTCCGGGTCGAGCAGGTTGACCGCGGAGGCGACGCCGGCGCCGAGCGCCTCGACGGCGTCCTCGAGCAGCTCGAGCGCCATCTGGTCGTCACGCGCGAGCGCCCGCTCCCAGATGCCGGAGGACAGGCGGTCGCGCCCGCGTTCCTCCATGATCTCGAACAGGACGGTCTTCTCCTTCTGCTCCACGCGCCGCCGGGCGCGGGCCTCCATCGCGCCGCGGCCGGCGTAGGCCTCCATGCAGCCGCGGCGACCACAGCCGCACTTGGCGCCGTCGATCCGCACGACCATGTGGCCGATCTCGCCCGCGGTGCCGCGGCCGATCCACTGGTGGCCGTCGAGGATGAGCCCGCCGCCGACGCCGGTGCCCCAGAAGACGCCGAGCAACGTCTGGTACTCGCGGGCGGCGCCGATCTGGAATTCCGCGTCGGTCGCGAGGTCGACGTCGTTGCCGAGCGAGACCGGCGTGCCGCCGAGCTCCTTCTCCAGGTGCTTGCGCAGGTTGAAGCTGCCCGCCCAGTCGCTCAGGTTCATCGCGCCCGAGACGGTGCCCTTCGTGTCGTCGACGCTGCCCGGCGAGCCGACCCCGACGCCCGCGAGATCGGCCGTCGACAGCCCGGCCTCCTCCAGCGCGCCCGTCAGCACCTCTGCCATCGCGGTGGCGATCGCTTTCGGGCCGCCTTTCAGCGGCGTCTGATCGCGCTTGGCGCCCAGGACCGTATTGTCGGCGCCCTCATCGACGACCGCGGCCTGGATCTTGGTGCCGCCGAGGTCGATCCCTCCGTAGATGGCCATGCCCCGCAGCTTAAACAGGCAGATGACATTCGAGATCTACTCCCACGCGCGCTGGGCCATCCCGCTGCCGCCCGGGCACAAGTTCCCGATCTCCAAGTACTCCCTGCTCGTCGAGCGGGTTTCCGGGCTCGTGACCGTGCGCGAGAGCGACCCCGTGCCGTGGGACTGGCTGGCCCTCGTCCACGAGGCGCCGCTGCTCGAGCGCATCCGCACCGGTCAGATGTCTATCCGCGAGCAGCGCGGGCTCGGCCTCCCCTGGAGCGAGGTCCTCGTCGAGCGCGGACGCCGCTCCGTCGGCGGAACTCTGGCGGCTGCGGGCTATGCGCTCGCGCACGGCATCGGCATGAACCTCGGCGGCGGGACGCACCACGCCGGCCACGACTTCGCGCGCGGCTACTGCCTGTTCAACGACGTCGCGGTGACGCTCGCCCGCCTCCGGGCCGAGGGCCTGGCGCAGCGCGCGGTCGTCATCGACTGCGACGTCCACCAGGGCGACGGCACCGCCCAGATCCTCGGGCCCGATCCTGACGCGTTCACGCTGTCGCTGCACGGCGCGCGCAACTACCCGTTCCAGCGGATCCCGTCCGACCTCGACGTCGACCTGCCCTCGGGTACCGGCGACGACGACTACCTGGCCGAGCTCGACCGCGCCCTCGACGTCGCGCTCGCGGACGAGTACGACGTCGCCTTCTACCTTGCCGGCGCCGACCCGTGGGAGGGCGACCGGCTCGGCCGCCTGTCCCTCACCAAGCCCGGGCTGCGCGCCCGCGACGAGCTCGTCTTGGCGCGCCTGCGCGGAATCCCGACCGTCGTCGTGCTCGCGGGCGGCTACGCGCCGGACCCGTCGGACACCGTCGACATCAACGCCGCGACGCTCGATTGCGTGCTCGCCGAGGCCGCGCCCTAAGCTAGTTCCTCTCCCGGGGGCGTAGTGATAATGGGAGCACGGGGCCTTTGCACGGCCTAGGTAGGGGTTCGATTCCCCTCGCCTCCACTCATTCCCACCACTTCGGTCCGCGCTCGCCGAGCGCGACCTTGGCAGCGTGGACGCGGTCTCGGGCCGCGCGCTCGGCTTGCTCGTCGCCCTTGCGCTTGGC is a genomic window containing:
- a CDS encoding D-alanyl-D-alanine carboxypeptidase family protein: MTLLAVTLFATAGYLFLLRDGGGPPQARTPAAAGALEDSSTAPLASAGTAPSPLAVRLDGAADPIHIDFKKPPKAALVFDLDTGQVLWRREPTKVLPIASLTKMMTALVVVDRVPEGAKVKITNEALRYTGSGVGVLPRGKWIGVNTMLHGLMLPSGNDAAIALAQRAAGGSEKRFIRYMNEKAQQLGLQCTRFSTPSGIKDKGNHSCAADLAAIARAVMLEPRLTKIVKRRQAVLPFPIKGGRLWLYNHNPLLRAGYPGTTGLKTGYTDAAGRCIVATARRGPIKLGVVLLDSPDPGKQAMQLLDRGFKASGAA
- a CDS encoding sensor histidine kinase produces the protein MRRRRETEQQLQDHLRAELAERTAQLAEAEEQARIALELYDGVVHSLQAIARDAANAEQPAIVATADEALGELDRLRGLLRGDRDDETERGLMAVATLVDRAREGGMPVTLHIEGTPRRLPTSLDQAAFRIVREALRNVHRHAHGQPASVRVLWRDDELELHVRNAGRIVDAGGDGRGMTVMRERVAFHGGALRAGALPAGGYEVTAVLPL
- a CDS encoding ROK family protein, producing the protein MAIYGGIDLGGTKIQAAVVDEGADNTVLGAKRDQTPLKGGPKAIATAMAEVLTGALEEAGLSTADLAGVGVGSPGSVDDTKGTVSGAMNLSDWAGSFNLRKHLEKELGGTPVSLGNDVDLATDAEFQIGAAREYQTLLGVFWGTGVGGGLILDGHQWIGRGTAGEIGHMVVRIDGAKCGCGRRGCMEAYAGRGAMEARARRRVEQKEKTVLFEIMEERGRDRLSSGIWERALARDDQMALELLEDAVEALGAGVASAVNLLDPEAVVIGGGLGIRLGEEWVERIRKAMIPHLFVNDDPPAIMLAELGDLGGAHGGALLAARRAAGG
- a CDS encoding histone deacetylase family protein, which produces MTFEIYSHARWAIPLPPGHKFPISKYSLLVERVSGLVTVRESDPVPWDWLALVHEAPLLERIRTGQMSIREQRGLGLPWSEVLVERGRRSVGGTLAAAGYALAHGIGMNLGGGTHHAGHDFARGYCLFNDVAVTLARLRAEGLAQRAVVIDCDVHQGDGTAQILGPDPDAFTLSLHGARNYPFQRIPSDLDVDLPSGTGDDDYLAELDRALDVALADEYDVAFYLAGADPWEGDRLGRLSLTKPGLRARDELVLARLRGIPTVVVLAGGYAPDPSDTVDINAATLDCVLAEAAP
- a CDS encoding SIS domain-containing protein produces the protein MPGSQMRREMAEQPEVLARLLSSRIPVDVQRPAGVIIVARGSSDHAAVYGRYLLELATRRPVALAAPSLFTRYGAQTDASGWLVVGVSQSGRTPEIVDVVERLRATGGRAIAITNDEGSPLAEAAETVIGLGAGTEQAVPATKTFSAQMAAFAALAAALGDVPWAEGDLARVPDAVAGVLADGDGIATLAERWAEIHQLVVTARGWLFSAALETALKVRETALVSAQGFSVADFLHGPIAAVDPGAPVLALRADGPAAADVDEAVAALTERGADLQLLPPVDGLPEALAPIAASVRGQQLALELALRKGLDPDAPRGLNKVTITR
- a CDS encoding rhomboid family intramembrane serine protease, which gives rise to MLPLRDNIPTSRTPYVTYAFIAANILVYFFWQKGGLSLGDPSSVHYQCNLLEWAATPDELLGDKQALPAQCGTDDAPTWLTPFTAMFMHGGLLHLGGNMLFLWIFGNNVEDAMGHVKFVVFYLLGGLAAFALHVATDLHSTTPTLGASGAIAAVLGGYALLFPRARVVTVIFIVFFFTLLELPALLVLGGWFLLQVLSASMDANGGVAYFAHIGGFAFGLLAVRLFAGKKRTERDIHRSYTR